A single genomic interval of Helianthus annuus cultivar XRQ/B chromosome 6, HanXRQr2.0-SUNRISE, whole genome shotgun sequence harbors:
- the LOC110945001 gene encoding uncharacterized protein LOC110945001 has translation MVYADKGKGAKRSFFTLEPWMLATMTIKPRVEDLHLPTDALIISAVVGDYHMRRILVDTGSSEDIIYEHCFNRMQPKDKRLFESVHAPIKGFTGEKVDPIGQITFPVTFGQVPRERTILLTFLVVHAESYHNVIIGRFTLGKLDAIVSTARGFMKFPTPWGVATVCRDKLREVLNTKRCRQGPTGAIGPERWVLSTRHPDQTVTIGDSLSLEVKNDLKQLLRRNVDIFAFEHSDMTGIPRDKAEHKLATLPGIKPVAQGKRSMALYRKAAVVREVRKLVEVGILRETQYHTWVSNPVMVKKPDGTWRMCIDFKDLNKACPKDAYPLPEMDFKVDSLVPYRYKCFLDAYKGYHQIKMSKEDEEKMAFHTDVGIFCYTKMPFGLRNAGATYQRLMDKAFETQIGRNLEVYVDDLVIKSREENKCWKTLKKLSKGSENTISNSTPRNDLSG, from the coding sequence ATGGTATACGCGGATAAGGGAAAAGGGGCAAAGCGGAGTTTCTTCACGCTCGAACCCTGGATGTTAGCCACCATGACCATCAAGCCTCGCGTAGAAGACTTGCACCTCCCCACGGATGCTCTGATCATATCCGCTGTAGTAGGGGATTATCACATGAGAAGGATCCTTGTAGATACCGGTAGTTCAGAAGACATTATCTATGAGCACTGTTTCAATAGAATGCAACCAAAAGACAAAAGGCTGTTTGAGTCGGTGCACGCCCCCATTAAAGGTTTCACAGGAGAAAAGGTTGACCCTATTGGTCAGATTACCTTTCCAGTCACATTCGGACAAGTGCCCCGAGAAAGGACCATACTCCTAACATTCCTTGTGGTACATGCTGAGTCATACCACAATGTGATCATTGGAAGGTTCACCCTAGGAAAATTGGACGCTATAGTCTCCACGGCGCGGGGTTTCATGAAGTTTCCTACCCCGTGGGGTGTTGCAACGGTGTGTCGTGACAAACTAAGGGAGGTATTGAACACCAAAAGATGTCGCCAAGGACCTACCGGGGCCATCGGCCCGGAAAGATGGGTATTAAGCACACGCCATCCGGATCAGACAGTTACGATAGGAGACAGCCTCTCCCTTGAGGTTAAAAACGATTTGAAACAACTGCTGAGAAGGAATGTAGATATTTTTGCTTTCGAACATTCCGACATGACGGGAATACCCCGCGATAAGGCAGAGCACAAGCTAGCAACACTCCCCGGTATTAAGCCAGTCGCGCAGGGTAAGCGTAGTATGGCTCTGTATCGAAAGGCAGCGGTTGTCAGAGAGGTACGAAAGTTGGTGGAAGTTGGAATCCTCAGAGAAACACAGTATCATACATGGGTATCAAACCCTGTGATGGTAAAGAAACCCGACGGCACATGGCGGATGTGCATTGATTTCAAAGACCTGAACAAAGCATGCCCCAAAGACGCGTACCCACTGCCCGAGATGGACTTCAAGGTTGACTCCCTGGTCCCTTATAGGTATAAGTGCTTTTTAGACGCCTATAAAGGGTATCACCAGATCAAGATGTCCAAAGAAGACGAAGAAAAAATGGCGTTTCACACCGACGTAGGCATCTTTTGTTACACTAAGATGCCTTTCGGCTTACGAAACGCCGGGGCCACTTACCAGCGACTCATGGATAAAGCCTTCGAAACACAAATCGGCAGAAATTTagaagtatatgttgatgatCTGGTGATCAAGAGTAGGGAAGAAAACAAATGCTGGAAGACATTGAAGAAACTTTCCAAAGGCTCAGAGAATACAATATCAAACTCAACCCCAAGAAATGATCTTTCGGGGTAG